A portion of the Phocoena sinus isolate mPhoSin1 chromosome 9, mPhoSin1.pri, whole genome shotgun sequence genome contains these proteins:
- the ANKMY2 gene encoding ankyrin repeat and MYND domain-containing protein 2 isoform X3, giving the protein MTPLMHAAYKGKLDMCKLLLRHGADVNCHQHEHGYTALMFAALSGNKDITWVMLEAGAETDVVNSVGRTAAQMAAFVGQHDCVTIINNFFPREKLDYYTKPQGLDKEPRLPPKLASPLHKIITTTNLHPVKIVMLINENPLLAEAAALNKCYKVMDLICEKCMKQRDMNEVLAMKMHYISCIFQKCINFLKDGENKLDTLIKSLLKGRPSDGFPIYQEKIIRESIRKFPYCEATLLQQLVRSIAPVEIGSDPTAFSVLTQAITGQVGFVDVEFCTTCGEKGASKRCSVCKMVIYCDQTCQKTHWFAHKKICKSLKDIYEKQQLEAAKEKSEEEKHGKLNVNSNCVNEEQPEAETGISQDDCNPKESVEGERESLQSDAGLECLQDAPVGPQQSEE; this is encoded by the exons ATGACTCCTCTAATGCATGCTGcatataaaggaaaacttgataTGTGCAAATTACTTTTACGACATGGAGCTGATGTAAATTGTCATCAACATGAACATGGATACACAGCCCTCATGTTTGCTGCACTTTCTG GTAATAAAGACATCACGTGGGTAATGTTGGAAGCTGGTGCCGAGACAGATGTTGTCAACTCTGTAGGAAGAACAGCAGCTCAGATGGCAGCCTTTGTGG gtCAACATGATTGTGTGACTATAATCAACAATTTCTTTCCTCGAGAGAAACTGGATTATTACACTAAACCACAGGGACTGGATAAAGAGCCGAGGCTGCCCCCGAAGTTGGCAAGCCCCCTGCACAAAATTATCACCACAACAAATCTGCATCCTGTCAAG ATTGTGATGCTTATAAATGAGAATCCTCTGCtggcagaagcagcagctctgAATAAATGCTACAAGGTGATGGATTTGATTTGTGAGAAATGTATGAAGCAAAGAGACATGAATGAAGTACTGGCTATGAAAATGCATTACATCAGCTGTATCTTTCAGAAATGTATTAACTTCTTAAAAGACGGAGAGAATAAATTGGACACTCTGATCAAAAG cTTGTTAAAAGGCCGACCTTCTGATGGCTTTCCAATATATCAAGAAAAGATCATTAGAGAAAGTATCAGAAAATTTCCTTACTGTGAAGCTACACTCCTCCAGCAGCTGGTGCGAAGCATTGCTCCTGTTGAAATT GGTTCTGATCCCACTGCATTCTCGGTACTTACCCAAGCCATCACTGGTCAGGTGGGTTtcgtggatgttgaattttgcaccacctgtggagaaaaaggagcaagTAAAAGATGCTCAGTGTGCAAAATG GTAATATATTGCGATCAAACCTGCCAGAAAACACATTGGTTTGCACATAAGAAAATCTGTAAGAGTCTCAAGGACATTTATGAGAAGCAACAGTTGGAGGCTGCCAAAGAAAAGAGTGAAGAGGAGAAGC atGGCAAACTTAATGTCAATTCTAACTGTGTTAATGAAGAGCAGCCAGAGGCTGAAACAGGAATCTCCCAGGACGACTGCAATCCTAAAGAGTCtgtggaaggggagagagaatctCTTCAGAGTGATGCTGGGCTGGAATGCTTACAGGATGCTCCTGTAGGTCCACAGCAGTCCGAGGAGTAA
- the ANKMY2 gene encoding ankyrin repeat and MYND domain-containing protein 2 isoform X1, whose translation MVHIKKGELTQEEKDLLEVIGKGTVQEAGTLLASKNVHVNCLDENGMTPLMHAAYKGKLDMCKLLLRHGADVNCHQHEHGYTALMFAALSGNKDITWVMLEAGAETDVVNSVGRTAAQMAAFVGQHDCVTIINNFFPREKLDYYTKPQGLDKEPRLPPKLASPLHKIITTTNLHPVKIVMLINENPLLAEAAALNKCYKVMDLICEKCMKQRDMNEVLAMKMHYISCIFQKCINFLKDGENKLDTLIKSLLKGRPSDGFPIYQEKIIRESIRKFPYCEATLLQQLVRSIAPVEIGSDPTAFSVLTQAITGQVGFVDVEFCTTCGEKGASKRCSVCKMVIYCDQTCQKTHWFAHKKICKSLKDIYEKQQLEAAKEKSEEEKHGKLNVNSNCVNEEQPEAETGISQDDCNPKESVEGERESLQSDAGLECLQDAPVGPQQSEE comes from the exons gtactgtCCAAGAAGCTGGAACATTGTTAGCCAGCAAGAATGTTCATGTCAACTGCTTGGATgag AATGGAATGACTCCTCTAATGCATGCTGcatataaaggaaaacttgataTGTGCAAATTACTTTTACGACATGGAGCTGATGTAAATTGTCATCAACATGAACATGGATACACAGCCCTCATGTTTGCTGCACTTTCTG GTAATAAAGACATCACGTGGGTAATGTTGGAAGCTGGTGCCGAGACAGATGTTGTCAACTCTGTAGGAAGAACAGCAGCTCAGATGGCAGCCTTTGTGG gtCAACATGATTGTGTGACTATAATCAACAATTTCTTTCCTCGAGAGAAACTGGATTATTACACTAAACCACAGGGACTGGATAAAGAGCCGAGGCTGCCCCCGAAGTTGGCAAGCCCCCTGCACAAAATTATCACCACAACAAATCTGCATCCTGTCAAG ATTGTGATGCTTATAAATGAGAATCCTCTGCtggcagaagcagcagctctgAATAAATGCTACAAGGTGATGGATTTGATTTGTGAGAAATGTATGAAGCAAAGAGACATGAATGAAGTACTGGCTATGAAAATGCATTACATCAGCTGTATCTTTCAGAAATGTATTAACTTCTTAAAAGACGGAGAGAATAAATTGGACACTCTGATCAAAAG cTTGTTAAAAGGCCGACCTTCTGATGGCTTTCCAATATATCAAGAAAAGATCATTAGAGAAAGTATCAGAAAATTTCCTTACTGTGAAGCTACACTCCTCCAGCAGCTGGTGCGAAGCATTGCTCCTGTTGAAATT GGTTCTGATCCCACTGCATTCTCGGTACTTACCCAAGCCATCACTGGTCAGGTGGGTTtcgtggatgttgaattttgcaccacctgtggagaaaaaggagcaagTAAAAGATGCTCAGTGTGCAAAATG GTAATATATTGCGATCAAACCTGCCAGAAAACACATTGGTTTGCACATAAGAAAATCTGTAAGAGTCTCAAGGACATTTATGAGAAGCAACAGTTGGAGGCTGCCAAAGAAAAGAGTGAAGAGGAGAAGC atGGCAAACTTAATGTCAATTCTAACTGTGTTAATGAAGAGCAGCCAGAGGCTGAAACAGGAATCTCCCAGGACGACTGCAATCCTAAAGAGTCtgtggaaggggagagagaatctCTTCAGAGTGATGCTGGGCTGGAATGCTTACAGGATGCTCCTGTAGGTCCACAGCAGTCCGAGGAGTAA
- the ANKMY2 gene encoding ankyrin repeat and MYND domain-containing protein 2 isoform X2, which yields MSLLIRFLYSGILCTVQEAGTLLASKNVHVNCLDENGMTPLMHAAYKGKLDMCKLLLRHGADVNCHQHEHGYTALMFAALSGNKDITWVMLEAGAETDVVNSVGRTAAQMAAFVGQHDCVTIINNFFPREKLDYYTKPQGLDKEPRLPPKLASPLHKIITTTNLHPVKIVMLINENPLLAEAAALNKCYKVMDLICEKCMKQRDMNEVLAMKMHYISCIFQKCINFLKDGENKLDTLIKSLLKGRPSDGFPIYQEKIIRESIRKFPYCEATLLQQLVRSIAPVEIGSDPTAFSVLTQAITGQVGFVDVEFCTTCGEKGASKRCSVCKMVIYCDQTCQKTHWFAHKKICKSLKDIYEKQQLEAAKEKSEEEKHGKLNVNSNCVNEEQPEAETGISQDDCNPKESVEGERESLQSDAGLECLQDAPVGPQQSEE from the exons ATGTCACTATTGATTAGATTTCTCTATTCTGGaattttat gtactgtCCAAGAAGCTGGAACATTGTTAGCCAGCAAGAATGTTCATGTCAACTGCTTGGATgag AATGGAATGACTCCTCTAATGCATGCTGcatataaaggaaaacttgataTGTGCAAATTACTTTTACGACATGGAGCTGATGTAAATTGTCATCAACATGAACATGGATACACAGCCCTCATGTTTGCTGCACTTTCTG GTAATAAAGACATCACGTGGGTAATGTTGGAAGCTGGTGCCGAGACAGATGTTGTCAACTCTGTAGGAAGAACAGCAGCTCAGATGGCAGCCTTTGTGG gtCAACATGATTGTGTGACTATAATCAACAATTTCTTTCCTCGAGAGAAACTGGATTATTACACTAAACCACAGGGACTGGATAAAGAGCCGAGGCTGCCCCCGAAGTTGGCAAGCCCCCTGCACAAAATTATCACCACAACAAATCTGCATCCTGTCAAG ATTGTGATGCTTATAAATGAGAATCCTCTGCtggcagaagcagcagctctgAATAAATGCTACAAGGTGATGGATTTGATTTGTGAGAAATGTATGAAGCAAAGAGACATGAATGAAGTACTGGCTATGAAAATGCATTACATCAGCTGTATCTTTCAGAAATGTATTAACTTCTTAAAAGACGGAGAGAATAAATTGGACACTCTGATCAAAAG cTTGTTAAAAGGCCGACCTTCTGATGGCTTTCCAATATATCAAGAAAAGATCATTAGAGAAAGTATCAGAAAATTTCCTTACTGTGAAGCTACACTCCTCCAGCAGCTGGTGCGAAGCATTGCTCCTGTTGAAATT GGTTCTGATCCCACTGCATTCTCGGTACTTACCCAAGCCATCACTGGTCAGGTGGGTTtcgtggatgttgaattttgcaccacctgtggagaaaaaggagcaagTAAAAGATGCTCAGTGTGCAAAATG GTAATATATTGCGATCAAACCTGCCAGAAAACACATTGGTTTGCACATAAGAAAATCTGTAAGAGTCTCAAGGACATTTATGAGAAGCAACAGTTGGAGGCTGCCAAAGAAAAGAGTGAAGAGGAGAAGC atGGCAAACTTAATGTCAATTCTAACTGTGTTAATGAAGAGCAGCCAGAGGCTGAAACAGGAATCTCCCAGGACGACTGCAATCCTAAAGAGTCtgtggaaggggagagagaatctCTTCAGAGTGATGCTGGGCTGGAATGCTTACAGGATGCTCCTGTAGGTCCACAGCAGTCCGAGGAGTAA